One part of the Thermithiobacillus tepidarius DSM 3134 genome encodes these proteins:
- the gatC gene encoding Asp-tRNA(Asn)/Glu-tRNA(Gln) amidotransferase subunit GatC, translating into MSLDQKTVEHVAHLARLELAPADVAAMTAQLESILGMIAEMQAIHTEGVSPMAHPLDLSQRLRPDEVTNADEREKLMATAPNQAAGLYLVPKVIE; encoded by the coding sequence ATGTCCCTGGATCAGAAGACCGTCGAACACGTTGCCCACCTGGCCCGGCTGGAACTGGCGCCCGCGGACGTGGCGGCGATGACTGCCCAGCTGGAAAGCATCCTGGGCATGATCGCCGAGATGCAGGCCATCCACACGGAGGGCGTGTCGCCCATGGCGCATCCGCTGGACCTCAGCCAACGCCTGCGGCCCGACGAGGTCACCAACGCCGATGAGCGGGAGAAGCTCATGGCCACGGCCCCCAACCAGGCGGCCGGCCTCTACCTGGTACCCAAAGTGATCGAGTAG
- a CDS encoding porin family protein — MRYHGITLGMILAALAAPASALDFQPSLGVEQANISGTVQTDAETTVDLKSDLGLDKSNPVVAGFRIGAGKHSFSFRYVPYSFSGDSTISRSITFNGRTFGVNERLHSEVDLKEYAADYRYKLLRTPVAYASLGLGLNVFDARIDIRSQSGLNNAQEELTAPIPTLGASAGVSLPLTGLSVNGDLSGIGYGGNRYINADANVDYSPLPFVGIKAGYRYRELKFDVSDTKADIRLKGPYVAAYVGF, encoded by the coding sequence ATGCGTTATCACGGCATTACTTTGGGCATGATCCTGGCTGCTCTGGCGGCGCCGGCGAGCGCGCTGGATTTCCAGCCGTCGCTGGGCGTGGAGCAGGCCAACATCTCCGGCACGGTGCAGACCGATGCCGAAACCACGGTGGACCTGAAATCGGATCTGGGCCTGGACAAGAGCAATCCGGTCGTTGCCGGCTTCCGCATCGGGGCGGGCAAGCATAGCTTCAGCTTCCGCTACGTGCCCTACAGCTTCTCCGGGGATTCCACCATCAGCCGCAGCATCACTTTCAACGGCCGCACCTTCGGAGTGAACGAGCGGCTGCATTCGGAAGTGGACCTGAAGGAGTACGCGGCGGACTACCGCTACAAGCTGCTGCGCACGCCCGTGGCCTATGCCAGCCTGGGGTTGGGCCTGAACGTCTTTGATGCCCGCATCGACATCCGCAGCCAGTCGGGCCTCAACAACGCCCAGGAGGAGTTGACCGCGCCCATTCCGACGCTTGGCGCTTCCGCCGGCGTGAGCCTGCCGCTGACCGGCCTGTCGGTGAACGGCGATCTCTCCGGCATCGGCTACGGCGGCAATCGCTACATCAATGCCGACGCCAACGTGGACTACAGCCCTCTGCCCTTCGTCGGCATCAAGGCGGGCTACCGTTACCGTGAACTCAAGTTCGACGTGAGCGACACCAAGGCGGACATCCGGCTCAAGGGCCCCTATGTAGCCGCCTACGTTGGCTTTTAG